One genomic segment of Thermovibrio guaymasensis includes these proteins:
- the secF gene encoding protein translocase subunit SecF: MKRKFDFIGKRHLAYLLSLLLIAGSWFYGAFVKGPKFGIDFTGGTLVEVRINQENVNTETIRNLLKGKVEGVSVQNVEGERAFLIKAPVQGDPNETVSKIRKTLKEEFDGKLTVLKVEMIGPTIGKELKEKGIMAIIYALIGILIYVAWRFEPIFACGAILALVHDSLATVGIFMSVGREFSLPVIAALLTVIGYSINDTIVVYDRIRENMKVLLRSRPFEEIVNDSISQTLSRTVITSLTTLFVVLCLYLFGGGVINDFAFVLLVGIIVGTYSSIFIASAIVVDWYRYVKKEK; the protein is encoded by the coding sequence ATGAAAAGGAAGTTTGACTTTATCGGAAAGAGGCACCTAGCCTACCTCCTTTCACTCCTTCTGATAGCTGGAAGCTGGTTTTACGGAGCTTTCGTTAAGGGACCTAAGTTTGGAATTGACTTTACCGGAGGAACTCTGGTTGAGGTAAGGATTAACCAGGAAAACGTTAATACAGAAACGATCAGAAACCTACTTAAAGGGAAAGTGGAGGGGGTCTCAGTCCAGAACGTTGAAGGTGAAAGAGCTTTTCTTATAAAAGCTCCTGTTCAGGGAGATCCGAATGAAACAGTTTCAAAGATAAGGAAAACTTTAAAGGAAGAGTTTGACGGAAAGCTAACAGTCCTAAAAGTTGAAATGATAGGTCCAACAATCGGAAAGGAACTCAAAGAAAAGGGAATAATGGCGATAATTTACGCCCTAATAGGAATCCTAATCTACGTAGCATGGAGGTTTGAGCCCATCTTCGCATGTGGAGCAATTTTGGCCCTCGTTCACGACTCACTAGCTACCGTCGGAATCTTCATGAGCGTTGGAAGGGAGTTTAGCCTTCCCGTCATTGCAGCTTTGCTTACAGTTATCGGATACTCCATTAACGACACGATCGTTGTTTACGACAGGATAAGGGAGAACATGAAGGTCTTACTTAGGAGTAGACCCTTTGAGGAGATAGTTAACGATAGTATAAGCCAAACCCTCTCAAGGACAGTCATAACATCGTTAACAACGCTGTTCGTTGTCCTATGCCTTTACCTGTTTGGAGGCGGAGTAATAAACGACTTTGCGTTTGTACTCCTTGTAGGAATAATCGTCGGAACCTACTCATCAATCTTTATTGCAAGTGCTATAGTAGTTGACTGGTACAGGTACGTTAAAAAGGAAAAATGA
- a CDS encoding LptF/LptG family permease, with protein MKILYRYIGIEVLKAVTLTTSLFIFIILMDRASFIAETVLGQGVGFLDFLSVLIKTVPSFLGIVIPISFVISVLITFIQMGSSNELVALKSCGISIKDISKPVIVLGLLFSLLSFLSLMFIAPKSNVEVKKEITQLLKKKITMNITPKKFSSNFPGVTFYVEKIYPEKGYILNFMVSIQKKLQLITIFGEKGVLRTKGDSVFLDIFNGNAQVIDWKKPEGLKFLSFKSYTVELYKFSKKEQFKAKKYKTLFQLIEDGSIESRAEIIKRLSLSLAPLIVGLLAFSVAVSLPRGAVGTGVTLGLLIVVIYYVIYTVSKKLAVKTGVPILAFTPDLVFGLITVPLYLRTIKEKLQIEIGGRW; from the coding sequence ATGAAAATACTCTACAGGTACATTGGAATTGAGGTATTAAAGGCAGTAACTCTAACTACATCCCTCTTCATCTTCATCATTCTGATGGATAGGGCATCATTCATAGCTGAAACGGTTTTAGGTCAGGGGGTAGGCTTCCTTGACTTTCTCAGCGTCCTAATTAAGACAGTTCCTTCCTTCTTAGGAATAGTAATTCCCATATCTTTCGTAATCTCCGTCCTCATAACTTTTATACAGATGGGAAGTTCTAACGAACTTGTGGCCTTAAAGTCGTGCGGAATCAGCATTAAAGACATTTCCAAGCCGGTAATAGTTCTCGGTCTCCTCTTCTCACTACTATCGTTCCTATCTCTCATGTTCATTGCGCCAAAGAGCAACGTTGAGGTGAAAAAGGAAATTACTCAACTCCTGAAGAAGAAGATAACGATGAACATAACCCCCAAGAAATTCTCTTCCAACTTCCCGGGAGTTACCTTTTACGTTGAGAAGATCTACCCCGAAAAGGGGTACATCCTTAACTTCATGGTATCAATCCAGAAAAAACTTCAACTGATAACTATATTTGGAGAGAAAGGCGTTCTAAGAACCAAAGGGGACAGCGTTTTCTTAGATATATTTAACGGGAATGCCCAAGTTATAGACTGGAAAAAGCCGGAAGGACTAAAGTTCCTTTCATTTAAGAGTTACACAGTGGAGCTCTACAAGTTCTCAAAAAAGGAGCAGTTTAAAGCAAAGAAATATAAAACACTCTTTCAGCTGATTGAAGACGGAAGTATAGAAAGCAGAGCCGAGATTATAAAGAGACTCTCCCTATCACTCGCCCCCCTAATAGTAGGGCTCCTTGCCTTCTCAGTAGCCGTTTCCCTTCCAAGGGGAGCAGTGGGAACCGGAGTAACTCTCGGACTTCTAATCGTAGTTATTTACTACGTAATTTACACAGTTAGTAAAAAATTGGCAGTTAAAACGGGAGTACCTATCTTAGCCTTTACTCCAGATTTAGTATTTGGACTAATTACAGTCCCACTTTATCTACGAACTATAAAGGAAAAGCTCCAAATAGAGATCGGTGGAAGATGGTAA
- the secD gene encoding protein translocase subunit SecD, whose amino-acid sequence MKNLKWKVVFVLAVLLGAIYVALTKPINLGLDLKGGTHLVLQIDTEKALETEALNAARDIKKRLESEDIPVLNLKREGKKVEIELLTEDSVKKAVEIIKEDYGSMFNIKVSGKKIELFLKPSYVSKEVDRLAEQALETIRNRIDQLGVAEPVIVRNGKDRIIVELPGVKDPERAKKVIGKVANLEFKEVVDVARSPEELVGKLGGTIPQGSSLLVEPSPTGPKFYLIKDGKREEVKVSSLEELVKKFGGRVPEDKQVLIQEIKDKNGKVVGYNFFIVKREPILTGAYLKDAYPSRDELGMPAVSFILNSEGARIFEEYTAKHIGTRLAIVLDNKVQSAPVIRSQIGARGQISGQFSYQEARDLSIVLRAGALPAPVKIVEETTVGPSLGKESVEKGIKAGVAGLVIVMLFMMVYYKTAGVIADVALLMNVILLWALMALIGATLTLPGIAGFILTIGMAVDANVIIFERIKEELRKGRNLFPSVEAGFSRAWGTILDANITTLIAAAVLFQFGTGPIKGFAVTLSLGILTSMFTAVFVTKVLLDLLVRYKPSLLRI is encoded by the coding sequence ATGAAGAACCTTAAGTGGAAAGTAGTTTTCGTTTTAGCAGTACTCTTAGGCGCCATCTACGTTGCACTAACAAAGCCAATTAACCTCGGACTTGACCTAAAGGGTGGAACTCACTTAGTCCTCCAGATTGATACGGAAAAGGCCCTTGAAACGGAAGCTTTAAATGCAGCAAGGGACATTAAGAAGAGGCTTGAATCTGAAGATATTCCAGTTTTAAACCTAAAGAGGGAAGGGAAAAAGGTTGAGATAGAACTCTTAACAGAGGATTCAGTCAAAAAGGCAGTTGAAATCATAAAAGAAGATTACGGTAGCATGTTCAACATAAAAGTTTCGGGTAAGAAGATAGAGCTCTTCCTTAAACCCTCCTACGTATCAAAGGAGGTAGATAGGCTTGCAGAACAGGCCCTTGAGACCATAAGGAACAGGATTGACCAGCTGGGAGTTGCAGAACCTGTAATAGTTAGGAACGGAAAGGATAGGATTATAGTAGAGCTCCCCGGCGTTAAAGACCCGGAAAGGGCCAAAAAGGTAATTGGAAAAGTAGCAAACTTAGAGTTTAAAGAAGTCGTTGACGTAGCAAGGAGCCCCGAAGAACTCGTAGGAAAGCTAGGGGGAACTATCCCTCAAGGGAGCAGTCTCTTAGTTGAGCCATCTCCAACAGGGCCAAAGTTCTACCTGATAAAGGACGGAAAGAGGGAAGAAGTTAAGGTTTCCTCCCTTGAGGAACTCGTTAAGAAGTTCGGTGGGAGAGTTCCAGAAGATAAACAAGTTTTAATCCAGGAGATAAAGGATAAAAACGGGAAAGTTGTCGGCTACAACTTTTTCATAGTAAAGAGAGAGCCTATACTAACGGGCGCTTACCTTAAAGATGCCTACCCCAGCAGGGATGAACTTGGCATGCCGGCAGTTAGCTTTATCCTTAACTCCGAAGGAGCAAGGATCTTTGAGGAGTACACTGCAAAACACATAGGAACACGCCTTGCAATAGTCCTTGACAATAAAGTCCAGTCAGCTCCTGTGATAAGGAGCCAAATCGGAGCAAGGGGCCAGATTTCCGGCCAGTTCTCCTACCAGGAAGCAAGGGACCTATCAATAGTCTTAAGGGCGGGAGCCCTCCCTGCACCTGTAAAGATTGTTGAAGAAACGACGGTTGGACCGTCACTAGGTAAAGAATCGGTCGAAAAGGGAATAAAGGCGGGAGTGGCAGGTTTAGTAATCGTAATGCTATTCATGATGGTCTACTACAAAACTGCAGGAGTAATTGCAGACGTTGCCCTACTAATGAACGTTATTCTGCTTTGGGCACTTATGGCCTTAATTGGTGCAACCCTTACGCTCCCTGGAATTGCAGGATTCATTTTGACAATTGGTATGGCAGTTGACGCAAATGTAATAATTTTTGAAAGAATTAAAGAAGAATTAAGGAAGGGAAGAAACCTTTTCCCTTCAGTTGAAGCAGGATTTTCAAGGGCTTGGGGAACAATTCTTGACGCAAACATTACAACCTTAATTGCTGCAGCAGTTCTATTCCAGTTTGGAACCGGGCCGATTAAAGGATTTGCAGTTACCCTCTCCTTGGGTATTCTAACCAGTATGTTCACAGCCGTCTTTGTGACGAAAGTCCTCCTTGACTTACTGGTAAGGTACAAACCATCACTACTTAGGATATAG